The Helianthus annuus cultivar XRQ/B chromosome 16, HanXRQr2.0-SUNRISE, whole genome shotgun sequence genome includes a window with the following:
- the LOC110881112 gene encoding uncharacterized protein LOC110881112 codes for MADNKLHPAVTVNNIRTSVPITLDNDAADYNTWLELFRIHCTAFLVADHLKPRDPPVAASLSDKEKQSAPPAVGSWERLDAMVLQWIYGTISPGLLKTVIKKSTTAYDAWKAIENIFQDNKATRALYLKQKFATTRLENFSSMHEYCQEIKVLADQLNNVDAAVDEQDLVLQTIAGLTEQYETVGTILQNTKPLPSFFEVRSQLCMNETTKANQAIHSAHQAATALHTQGQTRSSPITSHTTAGQPPSDVTRGRGRSRGCGRGRSSPSQSNRSRGQPTPSAQNNTHTLSFQILGPLLNGPPS; via the coding sequence ATGGCCGATAACAAGCTTCACCCGGCTGTCACGGTTAACAACATTCGCACCTCGGTTCCTATCACTCTCGATAATGATGCCGCTGACTACAATACATGGTTGGAACTCTTCCGAATCCATTGTACGGCGTTTCTCGTAGCCGACCATCTCAAGCCACGTGACCCACCCGTCGCCGCTTCTTTGTCTGATAAGGAAAAACAATCGGCTCCTCCTGCCGTCGGCTCTTGGGAACGTCTTGACGCTATGGTTCTCCAATGGATATACGGTACAATATCTCCTGGTCTTCTGAAAACTGTGATAAAAAAGAGCACTACTGCGTATGATGCATGGAAGGCTATTGAAAATATTTTTCAAGACAATAAAGCCACCCGTGCCCTTTATCTCAAACAGAAGTTTGCCACCACCCGCCTTGAAAACTTCTCTTCCATGCACGAATATTGCCAAGAAATCAAGGTCTTGGCTGATCAGTTGAACAATGTCGATGCCGCGGTTGACGAACAAGACCTTGTGCTACAAACCATTGCCGGATTAACCGAACAATATGAAACAGTTGGCACCATACTCCAAAACACTAAGCCCCTGCCATCCTTCTTCGAGGTTCGGTCTCAGTTGTGCATGAATGAAACCACGAAGGCTAATCAAGCCATTCACTCGGCTCATCAAGCCGCCACCGCACTTCACACCCAAGGCCAAACCCGCTCGTCTCCAATTACATCTCACACCACCGCCGGCCAGCCCCCTTCCGACGTGACTCGCGGCCGTGGTCGTTCCCGGGGATGTGGTAGAGGACGCTCCTCACCCTCCCAGTCAAACCGCTCCAGGGGACAGCCTACTCCCTCGGCCCAAAACAACACCCATACATTGTCTTTCCAAATACTTGGGCCGCTTCTCAATGGGCCTCCCTCCTAA